In Tautonia rosea, the genomic window TCGATATTGAGTGAACAGGGTCGTGGTCGGATCTTCCTGGGCTGCGTTGGCCTGAAGCGACATCTCCTGAAGATCCTGAATCTGCTGGTCCAGGTCGCGTCGCATCTTCATGTAGCGAGTGATGGCCGGGTCTCGCGGATTCCGGGCGACGCGGGTGACCTCTCCGATCCTCTGGTCGAGGGCCTGGCGACGATCCATCAGGTCCGCGATTTGCCGCTGTTGCACCGAGACGCCAGGATCCTGATCCTTGGGGAACATCCGGGCGATCCAGAGCTGATGCTGAAGCTGATCCAGGCTGTTCTGCTTTTGCCGCTTCAGCAGGTCGAGATATTGATAACGATCGACCAGCCGGTTCGTGCCGTCGGGAGAGAGGTCGGGCGAGTTGGCCATCGCCTGGCTGATCCGGCGGTCGATCTCGGACAGCTCGTCGTACATCTTCTTGATGTTGGCCTCGGCGGCGGCCTGCGAATTGACGACCTTGTCATCGACTTCAGCCTGCGAATCACGTTCGTATTCTTCGAGCCAGAGGTCGAGAATTGTGGCGACCCGGTACGGATCATTGCCTTCGAGATGCACATCGTAGCGAGTCGATTGCGCCAGGCGGTTGGTTTTGAGATTGGCAAGAAGTTCCTCGACCGGATCTCCTTCGGACCGCACCGGAGGGCCGATCCGAGGGCTTCGGAGCACGTCCTCGACCGTCTGCCGGTTTCGAAGGTGGGCCAGGCGATTGGCCTCGTACTGCTCGGCGGTGACGGCCGAGAGATTGATCGAGTCGTCGGCCATCAGGCTGGCGAGGATCGAGTCAAACTGAGGTGGTACGATCTCGATCTGGGCCGATGCCCGATAGACCGGCTTCTGGCGCAGGACCAGGGTGGTGCCGATCGTCGCCAGCACTCCACCCACGAGCACGATGAGCCAGAAGCGTCGTCGGAGGGCTCGAAGGTAATCAGACGGAGACTTCCCCGAGGTCGAGCCGGTCGAACCGGAGGAACCCACCGCCGACCCCAGAGGGATGTAGGCCGGAGCCGGGGAATGGGGGGCGGGGACCGCCGAAGCCGACGGGGCAGTCGCGTGTTGGGGAACCCCGGCGGGCTGGCCGCCATAGGGGAGGATGATCCGCTCCATGAGTCACACCCTTCCTTGAGCGTCGCGTCACGGTCAGTCGGTGTCGGGCGATTGGGGGACGAAGGCCACTCCCGAGGGGGGGGAGGACCAGCCACCAGCGAGCCCGGCGGGTGCCGTTGCCAGCACCAACGTGGTGCCGGGCTTCGGCGATCCGCTAAGGACGTTCTCGGGCTCCGACCCAAGCGAACGCCCGAGCGCCCCGTCGGCCAGCAGCCGACCCAGGCGCTCACTGCTCGCCAGCGAGAGCCGCTGCAGGAATCGGAACGCGATGTCGGAGGCCAGGTCCGATCGATCGCTGAACCGCAAGTCGACCGTCAGCAAGGCATCGCCGGCACCAAAGAGTCGGAACTGGGCGGTGGGACCCGACAGGTGATCGGCCGAAGCAGCTCGATCGGTCGACTCGGCCCAGTCTCCCTGATGGCGTTGGGTCGACTCGGTGCCCGGTCCTCGGAACGTCAATCGAGCCGCCGAGCAGCCGAGGATGTTGGCGGTTTCGGCCATGATCTCCAAGACCCGGTCGGGATCGGCAGCCAGCTCGACACGCTGAATCGCCTCCCAGGTGGCCTTGGCGGCGCGGCGTTCCTGGCGACCGCGGACCATCCGAGCTGCCAGATCGTTCCGCAGTTCGGCCAGTTCGTTGCGACGGCTGTACAGGATCACGACGAAGGCCGAACAGCCGGAGCTTCCGAGGATCAGGGCCAGGACATCGCTTCGCATCGCCACTCCGAGCAAGACAACACCGCAGAGAAAGGCGGTGAAACTGTAAAGCATGGCCGCGGCCTGCCTCGGGTCGAGTCCGAGGCCGATGAGGACATGGTGGACATGGCGGCGGTCGGCGGCTGTCAGGGGAAGGTTGCGCACCCATCGCCGAAAGATCGCCAGGGCCGTGTCGGAGATGGGCAATCCCATCGCAAGGATCGGCAACAGGATCGAGACGGCCATCGTTCCCTTGAGCGAGCCTTGAATCCCGATGACCCCGATCAGCATGCCGATCAAAAGGCTCCCGCTGTCTCCGAGAAAGATGCAGGCCGGATGCCAGTTGTAGAGCAAAAAGCCGGCCAGGCCGCCGGCAAGCGCTGCTCCCATCAGTGCCGATCCGTAGTTGCTCAGGGCCACAGCCACCAGCATCATGGTGGCCGCGACGATCAACCCGACGCCCGAGGCAAGTCCATCCATTCCATCGATCAGGTTCCAGATGTTCATGCATCCGAGGAACCAAAGCAGGGTGATGGCGATGCTCGGAAGGTCGAGGAGCAACGTCTCGGAGCGACCCGGAATCCCGAGGCTCAAAGGCAGACTGAGCGAGAGTTCCAGGCCGAGAATCTCGACCGACTCGATCCGGATGCCTCCGGCATAGAGGAGCATGACGGCCATCGCCTGGCCGAGCAGCTTGGCTCGAGGTGTGACGCCGATCGTATCGTCGACGACACCGAGCACCAGGACCACCCCCGCCGCCATACCGATCCAGGCGAGGGAATCGGCCCAGGTGTCGATTCCCGGCCAGCTCGGCATCAGGCCGCCGAAGGTCAGAGCTCCCAGGCCGACCGCCAGGCCGACGGCCAGGCCCAGGCCGCCAAGGCGAGGCGTGGCTCCCTTGTGCACGCGGCGGAATTGATCCGGCCGGTCGATCGCCCCGGCCCAGATGGCCAGACGGGTGACGATCGGTGTGGCCAGCACGCAGCCGAGAAACGAGAGCGCGAAGACGAGCAGGTAGGAATCGGGCGTCATGGACCGGCACCAGCTCCATCCGGCCCGGACGTGCGAACCGAGCACAACGCCCACCGGGGGCGAGGTCATGTTCGCAAGCATCCGTGCTCGATTGCGAATCCTTCGATTCCATTCGACGGAGACGGTCCAACGGTCGTTTCCGGGACCGCGGACCTAGGCTGGCTGACCGTACCAGGTCAACCAGGGCGGTAAAGGGCTATTGCCTGAAACCGATCTGCAGACGCAAGTGTGTCGTCTTCATGACTGGGAATCTCCTCCTTGATGAATCGCGAAGGGTGTTTGGCTCAGGAGTCGGAAGCGTCGGGAATATCCGGGATTCCGAAGGCTCGATGACGGGTCTGATCGTTCAACCGTTCCGTGGTGTCGCTCCCGCCGTTGGTGATCGAGCGGCCGTAGTATGAACAGGGAACCGTCGAGGGTCAAGAGGGAATCAACGATCTGGGGTGATCGAGGAGCCCGCCCCCGGTTGGGACTGGGGGCGGGCTGGCGGGGTCAATATTGATCGGCGCTGAGCACCTCGCCGCCGGCTCGTGTGCCGAGGGCCATCCAGGTGAGCTGGTTGATGGTTGACTTGATAAATCGAACGCTGCCGTCGCCCATTAAGACGTTGCAGCCACCGGGGTGGGCGCTGGTCGCGTTGTTGATGTGGGAGTTGTCCATGCCGCAGCCGCCGCAGCCCTGGCGGCAGGAATTCCAGGGAGATTGTGTCGAATTCGGGGGGACGATGACGTTGAAGAGCGTCATCGCCGGCGCTCCCCAGCCCCAATACTGCCCAGCGTTCTGATAGCCCGACGACTGAGCGCCATTCGTGTTGTAGAACTCGTTGCAAGCTTGCAGGGTGAGCTGAAGCCCGGGCATGTTTTCGAGGGCGTTGGTGCTCTCCCACATCCCACCGCCGGAGACGCCCACCATGCCGTTTCCGGGAGAGCGATCGGGGGTGCCGGGGACGCCGGTCAGACGTTCGGAGAACGCGATGGTGTTGGCCGTGCCGTCTCTGATCCGAGAAATCGGGTACGCCTGGGTCATGGCGAACAGCCCGGAACTGACCGTTTGGGCCCGGTAGCCGATCGTGGTGCCGAGGCTGGCGTAGTAGTTATTCGAGAACTGACGGCCGGCGTTGAAATCCGACGGACAAAGAAAGCTCGTGACGATCGTTCGATACGAGGTGTCGTTGGCCGCCTGGCCAGCGGCGCTGGCGACAGGAGGAAGCTGGAAGTTGATGGCGTCGTAGATCGGCTTCGCCTCAAGATAAGGCAGCAGCAGGGCGTGGGCGCTCCAGTTGTTCCAGTTATAGATGGTCCCGGCCTCGTCGGCGTAAACGCGAGACGATCCCATCGGGAAGGTGTCGAAGACCGAGTGATAGTTATGAATACCAAGGCCGATCTGTTTCAGGTTGTTGGTGCACTGGGCACGGCGGGCGGCCTCTCGCGCACTTTGCACGGCGGGCAGCAGGAGGGCGATCAGCACGCCGATGATCGCGATCACGACGAGCAATTCAATCAACGTGAACCCACGAGGGGCTCGCGACGGCTGCGGTTGATGAGTTGAATGGGTTCGCATGCGTAAGGCTCCTTCGATGCTTGAGTCGAGCGTGAATTCTCCGGACACTCGTGATCTGAGCCTGAGAGATGGATTCAAATGGATTGGGATCGACCTATCCGATCCGAGGGGAACGACAGCCGATCGGAGCGTGGATTGAACGAAGGCGTAAGTCGGTTTCGAACCTTGGGGCTGAGATGTTCCTGCCAAAGCTGGCCCCGGATCGTTACTTCACCATGCCTTCCTTCATCAGACGTTCCATTTCATCCATCGAAGCCTGTTCGCCGGCCTCCTGGCCTGGCACGTCCTCCATGAGATCGCCGGTTTTCGGTCCTCCGCCGCAGCCGCTCGCAGTGATCGCAGCGCTGAGGGCAAGGAACCGTGCGAGCCTTCCTGAACATCTTCGCCAGGTGTCGTCCATCGTGATCCTCCCAATGCGCAGGGCGAACCCTCCCGAATCCGAAACGATTGGGTGAAAGGGGAGATGCCCGCGGTTTACGTAATTGAGCGACGTTCGACCGCAGCGAAAACACGTTGGGTGCCCCCGACCCGGGAGCACCAGGAGTCCTCAACAACCTGGGGAAATCATCAGGACAAGGCTGCATTCATCGAGGTTGAGAAGCATGTTTCTGGAAACACATGCCTTGACGTCTGATGACCATGTCGAACCTAATTAGACTACGAATTCGAGTCAATAAAAAAATCCCGATTCCGGGACGGGAGACTTGGGAGACAATGCTGAAGGCCCTCAAGTGAGCCGGCGGGTTCCTGAGGCAGACGTGCGCAGGTATCATCGATTCCTGAAACTTCGCGGTGTGGGGTTCGGGGTACGAAGGCTTCGGGATCGTTGCGCTTGTGAGAGACCTCATTCTCGGGACGGCGGGACACATCGATCATGGCAAGACTTCTCTGGTCCGCGCCCTGACCGGTGTTGATACGGACCGATTGCCGGCGGAAAAGCAGCGTGGCATCACGATCGACCTGGGGTTCGCATCGCTTGACTTGGGTGAGGTGCGAATCGGACTGGTCGACGTGCCCGGTCACGAACGATTCATCAGAAACATGCTGGCCGGTGCCACCGGGTTCGACCTGGCGTTGCTTGTCATTGCGGCGGATGACTCGGTGATGCCTCAAACGCGGGAGCACCTGGAGATTCTCCGGCTGCTGGGGTTGCGATCTGGCTTAATTGCTCTGACCAAGTGCGACCTGGCGACCGAGGACTGGCTTGATCTGGTCGAGGAGGACGTGCGAACCCTGGTGGCCGGAACGTTTCTTGAAGGGGCCCCGATCGTTCGCACGTCAAGCTCGACCGGATTGGGAATCGATGAGTTACGATCGACCCTGGCCCTGCTGGCCGAGGCGATTCCGAGGGTGCCGACCGAGGCGCCGTTTCGCCTGGCAATCGACCGCTGCTTCACCGTCGCCGGGCACGGAACCGTCGTGACGGGAACGATCGTCTCCGGGGCGGTCACTGTGGGAGACGAGCTGGAGTGGCTGCCCGAGGGGCGATTGCTGCGAGTGAGAGGGCTGCACCGTCACGCTCAGGCGGTTGATCGGATTGAGCGGGGAGCCCGGGCGGCCATCAATCTGGCGGGCGTGCATCATTCGGAGGTCCGGCGGGGGCAAGAGCTGGCGACCCCTGGCTTTCTCCGGGCGTCGGTGGTGCTTTCTGCGGCGTTCAGGGCCTCGGCCGATGCACCCCGGCCCTTGCGGCATCGGGCGCGGTATCGATTGCATTTGGGGACGGCTGAAGTGACGGCCTCACTGTCCTTGCTGGACGGGTCAGAGCTGGCACCCGGTCTGGAAGGGTTTGCTCAGTTCTTTCTGGGAGAGCCAGTCGTGGCCGAGTATGGTCAGCCGTTCGTGATCCGAGAGGAAAGCCCTCCGTGGACGGTCGGCGGCGGTCAAATTCTGCAGCCGACTGCGCGGCGCATCCGTCGTAGAAATCTGGGTGATCGGGAACGACTTGCCCGGTTGAAACGTACCGACCCGATCGAGCGAGCGGCCGCGGTGATGGGCTCGTATCAACTGGAACCGTGGTCGAATCTCGATCTGGCCCGAGACGCGGGCCTCGCCCCTGAGGAGGTTGATCGGGTCGTGGCCGAGGCCCGAGCGAGTGGTGAGCTGATCGATCTTCCGGTCGGTCCTCGACGGACGATCCGGATCGTTCGATCGCATCTGGAAACGCTGGAAGATCGGGTGGTGAAGGCAGTTGGGCGTTTGCATGAGCGGAATCCGAGACTTTCACGTGTGCGGCGATCGAGCGTGCTGGGGACCCTGAGCGACCTGAAAAGCGAGTCGCTGGTGGCGGCGGTGATCGATCGCCTGGCGAAGGCTGGCCGATTGATCACCAGCGATCGGACGGTGGCATTGACGGGGTATCAACCGCAGTTGACGCAGGCAGAGCGGAGGCTCAAAACGGAGTTGCTCGACGCTCATCGGGGGACCGGCTTCGCGCCGCCGATGGCCTCGGAACTGCTCGATCGAGCCGGGAATCGACGTGAGATCGTGCCGGAACTTCTCGATCTACTGGCCGAGGAGGGGCATCTGGCGGCTGTCGAGCCTCGAATGTTGTATCTCGAAGCCGATGCCGATCTGGAATTGAAACGACGGGTGGCCGACCGATTGCGGGACGGATCGACGATCAGCATGGCCGATCTTCGCGACTTGCTCGGCACGTCGAGGAAGTATGCCGTACCGATCGGGGAGTATCTGGACCGGATTGGGCTGACGATCCGAGACGGAGATCTTCGACGGCTCGGAGCAGTGGCGGAGGAGCCAGTGGGATGACTGAGTTCGAGGACCAATCGGGGGATCGCTCGAAGTCCTCCGCCTTTCGGCGATTACCACCGGTTCATGCCGTGATGGCTCGGCCCGAGCTGGCCGAAGCCATTGAGGCGAAGGGTCGAGAAGTCGTTGTTGCTGCCATCCGAGCGGTCCTGGAGGAGGCTCGTACCGCGATTGCCCTCGGGCACGACTCGACAGCCCTCGAGGGGGAGGACGCGATCATCCGTCGCGTGGTGGATCGACTTGATCAGGATCGGCCGGTCTTGCGATCGGTGATCAATGCCACCGGGGTCTTGCTTCATACCGGACTCGGCCGAGCCCCCCTGGCGATCGAGGCGAGCGAGGCGGTAGCTCGCGTGGCAAGCGGATACAGCAACCTGGAGTTCGATCTGGATCAGGGGACCCGAGGGAAGCGGTCGAGCGGCGTCTCGGCCTTGCTGCGACGCCTGACGGGGGCCGAGGCCGCGGCGGTCGTCAATAATAATGCCGGGGCGACGATGATCGCGCTCCGGGCATTGGCCAACGGTCGGGAAGTGATCGTCTCCCGGGGACAACTGGTCGAGATCGGCGGCAGTTACCGATTGCCGGAGGTCTTTGAAAGCTCCGGGGCCAGGCTCCGCGAGGTCGGCACCACGAACAAAACGCGTTTGAGTGATTATGAGCGTGCGATTGGTCCAGAAACGGCGGCAATCCTCCGGGTGCACCCGAGCAATTACAAGATCGTCGGCTTCACCGAATCGGTGGGGATCGCTGACCTGGCGAAGCTGGGGCGATCGAAAGGGCTGCTGACGATCGACGACATCGGCTCCGGAGCCCTCGGGCCGGATCGGCCGCCGGGCATTGTTGGAGAGCCGACGGTAGAGGAGGCGATCGCAGCCGGGGTCGACCTGGTCCTTTGCTCGGGGGATAAGCTGCTGGGAGGGCCTCAGTGTGGCTTGTTGATCGGATCGGCCGAGGTGGTGCGTCGGATTGAGCGTGATCCGATGATGCGTGCCCTTCGAGTCGACAAGATGACCCTTGCGGCGCTGGAAACGACGCTTCGCTTGGCGATCGACCCGGAAAAGGCTTCCCGATCGATTCCACTCTGGAGGTCGCTCTCGGTCCCGGTGGAGCAACTGAGTGGTCGAGCCGATCGACTGGCCGATCGGCTTCGGCAGATGCTCGGACTGTCGGTGTCGAGCGAGCCGTCGCAGGCGTACCTCGGTGGCGGCAGTGCACCCGATGAGGCAATTGCGTCGGCCTGTGTGCGGATTGATCCTCCCCTGCCTGGCCGAGAGTTGGGGGCGACCGAGGCGAGCCGAGCCTTGCGGATGGGAGCACCGAGCGTGGTTTGCCGGGTGCAACAGGGATCGCTCTGGTTCGATCTTCGAGCCGTTCCCGAGCACGACGACGAGGCGATCTTCCGAGCGATCGAAGCGGTTGTCCGTGGGTGATCGGGTTGCCTCGGCTTGTCCCGTGCGTGCTCTTGCGCCTACGATAAACCAATGTCGAGC contains:
- a CDS encoding MraY family glycosyltransferase, with protein sequence MTSPPVGVVLGSHVRAGWSWCRSMTPDSYLLVFALSFLGCVLATPIVTRLAIWAGAIDRPDQFRRVHKGATPRLGGLGLAVGLAVGLGALTFGGLMPSWPGIDTWADSLAWIGMAAGVVLVLGVVDDTIGVTPRAKLLGQAMAVMLLYAGGIRIESVEILGLELSLSLPLSLGIPGRSETLLLDLPSIAITLLWFLGCMNIWNLIDGMDGLASGVGLIVAATMMLVAVALSNYGSALMGAALAGGLAGFLLYNWHPACIFLGDSGSLLIGMLIGVIGIQGSLKGTMAVSILLPILAMGLPISDTALAIFRRWVRNLPLTAADRRHVHHVLIGLGLDPRQAAAMLYSFTAFLCGVVLLGVAMRSDVLALILGSSGCSAFVVILYSRRNELAELRNDLAARMVRGRQERRAAKATWEAIQRVELAADPDRVLEIMAETANILGCSAARLTFRGPGTESTQRHQGDWAESTDRAASADHLSGPTAQFRLFGAGDALLTVDLRFSDRSDLASDIAFRFLQRLSLASSERLGRLLADGALGRSLGSEPENVLSGSPKPGTTLVLATAPAGLAGGWSSPPSGVAFVPQSPDTD
- a CDS encoding DUF1559 family PulG-like putative transporter, producing MRTHSTHQPQPSRAPRGFTLIELLVVIAIIGVLIALLLPAVQSAREAARRAQCTNNLKQIGLGIHNYHSVFDTFPMGSSRVYADEAGTIYNWNNWSAHALLLPYLEAKPIYDAINFQLPPVASAAGQAANDTSYRTIVTSFLCPSDFNAGRQFSNNYYASLGTTIGYRAQTVSSGLFAMTQAYPISRIRDGTANTIAFSERLTGVPGTPDRSPGNGMVGVSGGGMWESTNALENMPGLQLTLQACNEFYNTNGAQSSGYQNAGQYWGWGAPAMTLFNVIVPPNSTQSPWNSCRQGCGGCGMDNSHINNATSAHPGGCNVLMGDGSVRFIKSTINQLTWMALGTRAGGEVLSADQY
- the selB gene encoding selenocysteine-specific translation elongation factor, producing MRDLILGTAGHIDHGKTSLVRALTGVDTDRLPAEKQRGITIDLGFASLDLGEVRIGLVDVPGHERFIRNMLAGATGFDLALLVIAADDSVMPQTREHLEILRLLGLRSGLIALTKCDLATEDWLDLVEEDVRTLVAGTFLEGAPIVRTSSSTGLGIDELRSTLALLAEAIPRVPTEAPFRLAIDRCFTVAGHGTVVTGTIVSGAVTVGDELEWLPEGRLLRVRGLHRHAQAVDRIERGARAAINLAGVHHSEVRRGQELATPGFLRASVVLSAAFRASADAPRPLRHRARYRLHLGTAEVTASLSLLDGSELAPGLEGFAQFFLGEPVVAEYGQPFVIREESPPWTVGGGQILQPTARRIRRRNLGDRERLARLKRTDPIERAAAVMGSYQLEPWSNLDLARDAGLAPEEVDRVVAEARASGELIDLPVGPRRTIRIVRSHLETLEDRVVKAVGRLHERNPRLSRVRRSSVLGTLSDLKSESLVAAVIDRLAKAGRLITSDRTVALTGYQPQLTQAERRLKTELLDAHRGTGFAPPMASELLDRAGNRREIVPELLDLLAEEGHLAAVEPRMLYLEADADLELKRRVADRLRDGSTISMADLRDLLGTSRKYAVPIGEYLDRIGLTIRDGDLRRLGAVAEEPVG
- the selA gene encoding L-seryl-tRNA(Sec) selenium transferase, coding for MTEFEDQSGDRSKSSAFRRLPPVHAVMARPELAEAIEAKGREVVVAAIRAVLEEARTAIALGHDSTALEGEDAIIRRVVDRLDQDRPVLRSVINATGVLLHTGLGRAPLAIEASEAVARVASGYSNLEFDLDQGTRGKRSSGVSALLRRLTGAEAAAVVNNNAGATMIALRALANGREVIVSRGQLVEIGGSYRLPEVFESSGARLREVGTTNKTRLSDYERAIGPETAAILRVHPSNYKIVGFTESVGIADLAKLGRSKGLLTIDDIGSGALGPDRPPGIVGEPTVEEAIAAGVDLVLCSGDKLLGGPQCGLLIGSAEVVRRIERDPMMRALRVDKMTLAALETTLRLAIDPEKASRSIPLWRSLSVPVEQLSGRADRLADRLRQMLGLSVSSEPSQAYLGGGSAPDEAIASACVRIDPPLPGRELGATEASRALRMGAPSVVCRVQQGSLWFDLRAVPEHDDEAIFRAIEAVVRG